In a genomic window of Saccharomyces kudriavzevii IFO 1802 strain IFO1802 genome assembly, chromosome: 2:
- the HIS7 gene encoding imidazoleglycerol-phosphate synthase (similar to Saccharomyces cerevisiae HIS7 (YBR248C); ancestral locus Anc_6.167) — MSVVHVIDVESGNLQSLTNAIEHLGYQVQLVKSPKDLDVKKTSKLILPGVGNYGHFVDNLFSRGFERPIKNYIESGKPIMGICVGLQAMFAGSVESPKSPGLDYIDFKLSRFDDSEKPVPEIGWNSCVPSEDLFLGLDPYKRYYFVHSFAAILDAETEKNLRSDGWKIAKAKYGSQEFIAAINKNNIFATQFHPEKSGKAGLDVIENFLKQQNPFIPNYSPEEKKLLVNDYSNYGLTRRIIACLDVRTNDQGDLVVTKGDQYDVREKGDGKDVRNLGKPVQLAQKYYQQGADEVTFLNITSFRDCPLKDTPMLEVLRQAAKTVFVPLTVGGGIKDIVDVDGTKIPALEVASLYFRSGADKVSIGTDAVYAAEKYYNLGGKGDGTSPIEAISKAYGAQAVVISVDPKRVYVNSSADTKNKVFETKYLGPNGQKYCWYQCTIKGGRESRDLGVWELTRACEALGAGEILLNCIDKDGSNSGYDLELIKHVKEAVRIPVIASSGAGVPAHFEEAFLKTHADACLGAGMFHRSEFTVDDVKEYLLEHGLKVRMDKE, encoded by the coding sequence atgtcaGTGGTCCACGTGATTGATGTTGAAAGTGGTAATCTACAATCATTAACCAACGCAATCGAGCATTTAGGATACCAAGTCCAACTGGTAAAATCCCCAAAGGATTTAGACGTAAAGAAGACGTCAAAATTGATTTTACCAGGTGTTGGAAACTATGGCCATTTCGTCGACAATTTATTCAGTAGAGGATTTGAGAGGCCAATAAAAAACTATATTGAATCCGGCAAACCAATAATGGGCATTTGTGTTGGTTTGCAAGCGATGTTTGCTGGCTCTGTGGAAAGCCCTAAGAGTCCAGGTCTAGATTACATTGACTTCAAATTGTCCAGGTTTGACGATTCGGAAAAACCTGTTCCAGAAATAGGTTGGAACTCTTGTGTTCCCTCGGAAGACCTATTTCTTGGATTAGATCCATATAAAAGATACTACTTCGTCCATTCCTTTGCCGCCATTTTAGACGcagaaactgaaaagaacTTACGAAGCGATGGCTGGAAAATTGCCAAGGCCAAATACGGTTCACAAGAGTTTATTGCGGCCATtaacaaaaataacatCTTTGCCACCCAATTTCACCCAGAAAAATCCGGCAAAGCTGGTTTAGATGTTATtgagaattttttgaagcaaCAGAATCCTTTTATTCCAAACTATAGCCCGGAGGAGAAGAAGCTGCTGGTCAATGACTATTCAAACTATGGTCTAACACGTAGAATTATCGCATGTCTTGATGTTCGTACTAATGACCAAGGTGACTTAGTGGTCACTAAAGGTGACCAATACGATGTGCGTGAAAAGGGTGATGGCAAAGATGTTAGGAACCTTGGTAAGCCTGTCCAACTGGCACAGaaatattatcaacaaGGTGCAGACGAGGTTACATTCTTGAACATAACTTCCTTTAGAGACTGCCCCTTGAAGGACACTCCAATGCTTGAAGTCTTGAGACAAGCTGCGAAGACGGTGTTTGTACCATTGACAGTTGGTGGCGGTATCAAAGATATTGTCGATGTCGATGGAACTAAAATTCCTGCCCTAGAGGTTGCAAGTCTATATTTCAGATCCGGCGCTGATAAAGTGTCGATTGGTACAGATGCAGTTTATGCAGCCGAAAAATATTACAACTTGGGAGGTAAAGGGGATGGAACATCACCAATAGAGGCTATCTCTAAAGCATATGGTGCTCAGGCCGTCGTTATTTCTGTGGATCCCAAAAGAGTATATGTAAATTCATCAGCAGATACGAAGAATAAAGTCTTCGAGACAAAATATTTGGGCCCTAACGGACAGAAGTATTGTTGGTATCAATGTACAATCAAAGGTGGAAGAGAATCTAGAGACCTCGGTGTGTGGGAATTAACAAGGGCGTGTGAAGCTCTAGGTGCAGGTGAAATTTTACTCAACTGCATAGACAAGGATGGTTCTAATTCTGGTTATGATCTAGAATTGATAAAACACGTTAAGGAGGCAGTCAGAATTCCCGTCATCGCTTCGAGTGGCGCCGGTGTTCCTGcccattttgaagaagCTTTCCTCAAGACCCATGCAGATGCTTGTTTAGGTGCAGGTATGTTCCACAGAAGTGAATTCACTGTTGATGATGTGAAGGAATATTTACTTGAGCACGGATTGAAAGTCAGAATGGATAAAGAATGA
- the ENP1 gene encoding snoRNA-binding rRNA-processing protein ENP1 (similar to Saccharomyces cerevisiae ENP1 (YBR247C); ancestral locus Anc_6.165) codes for MARASSSKARKQRHDPLLKDLDAAQGTLKKINRKKLAQSEATNTEDLKNEDGYIDSKASRKILQLAKEQQDEIEGEELVESERNKQLEARFTTMSYNDEEEEDDEEEDEFGEDISDFEPEGDFKEEEEVVEIDEEDAAMFEQYFKNSNDFNSLSGSYNLADKIMASIREKENLFEGTQDDEPIIEEQNISRGNLSSGLKSGEGVALPEKVIKAYTTVGSILKTWTHGKLPKLFKVIPSLRNWQDVLYVTNPEEWSPHAVYEATKLFVSNLTAKESQKFINLILLERFRENIETSEDHSLNYHIYRAVKKSLYKPSAFFKGFLFPLVETGCNVREATIAGSVLAKVSVPALHSSAALSYLLRLPFSPPTTVFIKILLDKKYALPYQTVDECVYYFMRFRILDDGSNGEDATRVLPVIWHKAFLTFAQRYKNDITQDQRDFLLETIRQRGHMDIGPEIRRELLTGSSREFVGSQEANDDLMIDVN; via the coding sequence ATGGCTAGAGCATCTTCCTCCAAAGCAAGAAAGCAAAGGCACGATCcacttttgaaagatcTGGATGCAGCTCAAGGtaccttgaaaaaaattaacagAAAGAAGCTAGCACAGAGTGAAGCTACTAATACCGAAGATCtaaagaatgaagatggCTATATAGACTCTAAAgcatcaagaaaaatcctGCAGTTAGCAAAGGAACAACAAGATGAGATAGAAGGTGAAGAACTTGTTGAATCGGAAAGAAATAAGCAACTTGAGGCCAGATTCACTACCATGAGTTATAACgatgaggaggaagaagacgatgaagaagaagacgagTTTGGAGAAGATATCTCGGATTTTGAGCCCGAGGGAGATTTtaaagaggaggaagaagttgTCGAGATTGACGAAGAGGACGCTGCAATGTTCGAGCAATACTTCAAGAATTCGAACGACTTTAACTCTTTAAGCGGTAGCTATAATCTTGCAGACAAGATCATGGCTTCGAttagagaaaaagagaatcTATTTGAAGGTACTCAAGATGATGAACCGATTATTGAAGAACAGAATATCTCAAGAGGCAATCTATCATCCGGTTTGAAAAGCGGAGAGGGTGTTGCATTACCAGAAAAAGTCATCAAAGCATATACTACGGTGGGTAGTATTCTGAAAACTTGGACACACGGTAAGCTACCAAAGTTATTCAAGGTCATTCCATCTTTACGAAATTGGCAAGATGTTTTATATGTCACCAACCCGGAGGAATGGTCACCACACGCTGTTTACGAGGCAACCAAATTATTTGTATCCAATTTAACAGCAAAAGAGTCTCAGAAATTTATTAATCTAATTCTACTGGAACGTTTTCGcgaaaatattgaaaccAGTGAAGATCACTCTTTGAACTATCATATATATCGTGCAGTCAAGAAGTCGCTTTATAAACCGAGtgcttttttcaagggTTTTCTATTCCCATTGGTTGAAACCGGCTGTAATGTGCGTGAAGCCACAATTGCAGGAAGTGTACTTGCTAAAGTGTCCGTTCCAGCTCTACATTCTTCGGCAGCCTTGAGTTATCTCTTGAGATTACCTTTCTCTCCACCTACGACTGTTTTTATTAAAATTCTGCTTGATAAGAAGTATGCCTTACCATATCAGACAGTTGACGAATGTGTTTATTACTTCATGAGGTTCAGAATTTTAGATGATGGTAGTAATGGGGAAGATGCAACAAGAGTGCTACCTGTCATATGGCACAAAGCTTTCTTGACATTTGCACAACGTTACAAGAACGATATTACTCAAGATCAAAGAGATTTCTTATTGGAAACCATTCGTCAAAGGGGTCATATGGATATTGGTCCTGAAATTAGAAGAGAACTATTAACAGGCTCTAGCAGAGAGTTTGTTGGCTCTCAAGAAGCTAACGATGATTTAATGATTGACGTCAATTAG